The sequence GGCAGACCCACGCCCCCGGCAAGCAGCAACTGGGGCCGGCCGTCGGCCGGTGGCGGGAACGGCCGCCCCAGCGGCGCCAGACAGGCCACCGGCGCGCCGGGCGCGCAGGCGGCCATCAGACGGGTCCCCGCGCCGACCACCTTGAAGAGCAGGGTCAACTGCGTACCGTCGGCATGCAGGATCGAGAAGGGCCGCGAAAGGACCATCTCGCGGCCACCTTGGAAGTTGAGCATGCAGAACTGTCCGGGCAGGAAAGCGGCCGGCCGTTCGAGAGAGAGGGTCATCGCGTACATGGAGGTCGAGACGCGATCGAGGGCGAACACCTGGCCGGTCAAGCGGCGGGGTTGCGGCGTCTCGTTCACGAGTCGCGTCTCAGCTTGCGTTCACGCCAGCGCGAAAAGCGGACGCCGGGCTCGCGTCCGGAGACCGGGGCCGGCGCGACGGTTTCCCCCGCTTCTTCTGCAGACATCTCGATGGTCTCCGCGAAACGCGTCTCCTGGGCCAACCGCTCCTGTTCCATCAGGAAGGCGTAGAGGTCGTGGTCGCCATCGGGGTCGAGCATGTGGGCCTGCGGGGAATCGGGGTAGTCGTGCTCGAGCCGTTCGAACATGACGGCCGCCGAGTCGGGCATGGCCAGCTGGTCGCGGTAGACGACGGCGGCACCGTAGAGGCCGCGCACGGCCGCGGTCGAGTCGAACTCGGCGGTCGACGCGATATCGCGGTACAGCTCGAGCGCCAGATCGGGCCGCTCCAGGTGGAACAGCAGGATATTGGCCTTGATCAGCTTGTACTTCGGCGCTTCGGCATCGGCAGCGCCGTCCAGCCGCTGCTCGGCTGCCATGTAGTCGCTGAGGGCCGCGTTGATTTGCTTGCAGCGCTCGGGATTCTCCAGGATGCGCGGACTGCGAACGGCATCGCTGTACTTCGCCCGGGCGTTCTCGAGATCCCACTTGCGCAGGTAGATCTCCCCGAGCAATTCGCCCAGACGCGGTTTCACGTCGCCGACCAGCCATTCTTCGGGCAGGTTTTCCAGCAGGGGCGCCGCCTCCTCGAACCGGCCCTGGTTCACCAGATCCTCGGCCTGTGCAAGTGCCACCAGCCCCTGGGACGCGTAGACCTCGGCCTCGGGAGCGATCTCCTCGGACAGGACGACCGCGTCCTCGTTACGTCCGATACGCGACAGGCAACGGACCTTCAGCAGACGGGCCTCGAACAACAGCTTGCGGTCCGTGGGCTCACCGGCGATCAGGGCCTCCAGCCGGTCGTCGGCCGCCCGGTACTCCTGCAGCATCCAGTGGCAATAGGCGAGATTGTAGCCGACCTGGGGTGCGTGTTCGTCCTCGGCAAACGACCCGAGGAAGCGGAGGTAGCTGTCCCGCGCCTGCTCCCAGCGTTCCAGGGAGAAGGCGTTGTCACCGCCCACGCGCAGGGCTTCCGCCTGGAACTTGCTGTCGGGGAACTGCTGCTGCAACTGGATGAGATAATCGTTGGAGTTCGCGACGCTGCCGATGAACATGTGGTTGGCCGCCTGCAGGAACAGGGCCTCTTCCATGAACTTGTTGGCGGGAAAATTCTGGAAGAGCAGGTCGAGCTTGGCGATGGACATGCGGTAGGACTGCATGCGGTGGTACGACTTGGCCATCAGGAACAGGGCGTCGTCGGTCAGGCTGTGCCCCGGGTACTCCTCCAGCAGCTTCTGGCACTTCTTGATGGCGAGCTGGTAGTCGCCGTTCTGCGTGTTGGTGGGCTGGCTCACGTCCTCGCCCTGCTTCAGCCTCTGCTCGCGCACATGCTCGGCCGAGTCGAAGGCCTTGCGCGCATTGTAGAAGGTGTTGTACTTGGCGCACCCGACGGCCAACACCGCGATCAGAAGCACGAACCAGGTCACGAGCCTTCCCATCAGAACTCCTCGTGGTGGGTCAACCGGCCCCGCAGGAAAGTGGCCTTCACGCGGCCGGTCAGTGTTGCGCCGCCGTACGGCGTGTTCTTGCTCTTCGAGCGCAGCTGCTCGGGGTGGACGGTCCATGCCTCATCGGGCGCGAACAGCATGAAATCGGCGTCGTTTCCCTCTTCCAGCCTGCCGACGGGCAGGTCGTAGATCTCGGCCGCCCTTTCGCTCATGCGCGAGATCAGCTGTCCCAGATCGAGCTTGTTCTCCTCGACAAGATACGTGTTGCAGACGGCCAGCGCCGTCTCCAGCCCGATCACGCCGAAGGGAGCCTGGTCGAGCATCAGCTCCTTCTCCATGGCCGTGTGCGGCGCGTGATCGGTGGCCACGCAGTCGAGCACGCCGTCGACGAGTCCCTGGGTCAGGGCCTCGATGTCCTCCTCCTCGCGCAAGGGCGGGCTCATCTTGAACAGCGGCGAGAAGTCCCGGCAGCGGGAGTGGTCCAGGGAGAGGTGATGCGGCGTGACCTCGGCTGTCACGCGCGCGCCGTCCTGCTTGGCGCGGCGAATGATATCCACAGCTCCTGTGGTGGACACGTGGGCCACGTGCAGATGGCCGCCGGTGGCCTTGGCCAGTTCCACGTCGCGGAAGATCATGGTGTCCTCCGCCAGACGCGGGATGCCCGCCAGGCCCAGCTTGGTGGACCAGTAGCCGGCGTGCATCACCCCGTTGCCCGAGAGGTTGCAGTCCTCGGCGTGGGTGGTCACTGGCACGCCCAGCATCCGGGAATACTGCAGGGCGAACTGCATGAGCTTGCCATGCATCACGGGCCTCCCGTCGTCGGTGAAGCCCACGGCGCCCGCCCCGACGAGATCGCCGAATTCGGTCAGGGTCTCGCCGCGCTGTCCCTTGGAGATGGCGGCGGTCGGAAAGACGCGGCACGAGCCGGCTTCGTTGGCGCGGTCGAGGATGTAGCGCACCAGCGGCGCGCTGTCGACCGGCGGCGTGGTGTTGGGCATGGTCACCACCGAGGTGAAACCGCCCGCGGCTGCCGCGCGGGCGCCGGTGGCGATGGTCTCCTTCTCCTCCTGCCCCGGCTCGCGAAAGTGCACGTGGACGTCGACCAGTCCGGGAGCGCAGACCAGGCCCTTGCCGTCCAGGACCGGCACATCCTCACGCGCCGGCGAACCGACGCCCAGGCCCTCGACCCTGCCCTTCATGACGTGCAGGAAGCCGCTGCGCTTCGACAGCTTGCCGCCGCGGCACAGCCTGACGTTGGTCACGAGGTACTCGGCGGGGATCCGCTTCCAGTTCCATTCCATCGTCGCTGTCTCCCGTGTGTGTGATGTCAGGCCGCAGGCGCGCCGAGATGTCCCGGATCGCCGCCGGACAGCACGTAGATCACCGCCATGCGGACGGCGACACCGTTGGTCACCTGTTCCAGGATCACCTGTCGCGGCCCGTCGGCCACCTCGGAACTGATCTCCACGTCCCGGTTCATGGGGCCGGGGTGCATGACGAAGCAGTC comes from bacterium and encodes:
- a CDS encoding tetratricopeptide repeat protein, translating into MGRLVTWFVLLIAVLAVGCAKYNTFYNARKAFDSAEHVREQRLKQGEDVSQPTNTQNGDYQLAIKKCQKLLEEYPGHSLTDDALFLMAKSYHRMQSYRMSIAKLDLLFQNFPANKFMEEALFLQAANHMFIGSVANSNDYLIQLQQQFPDSKFQAEALRVGGDNAFSLERWEQARDSYLRFLGSFAEDEHAPQVGYNLAYCHWMLQEYRAADDRLEALIAGEPTDRKLLFEARLLKVRCLSRIGRNEDAVVLSEEIAPEAEVYASQGLVALAQAEDLVNQGRFEEAAPLLENLPEEWLVGDVKPRLGELLGEIYLRKWDLENARAKYSDAVRSPRILENPERCKQINAALSDYMAAEQRLDGAADAEAPKYKLIKANILLFHLERPDLALELYRDIASTAEFDSTAAVRGLYGAAVVYRDQLAMPDSAAVMFERLEHDYPDSPQAHMLDPDGDHDLYAFLMEQERLAQETRFAETIEMSAEEAGETVAPAPVSGREPGVRFSRWRERKLRRDS
- a CDS encoding dihydroorotase translates to MEWNWKRIPAEYLVTNVRLCRGGKLSKRSGFLHVMKGRVEGLGVGSPAREDVPVLDGKGLVCAPGLVDVHVHFREPGQEEKETIATGARAAAAGGFTSVVTMPNTTPPVDSAPLVRYILDRANEAGSCRVFPTAAISKGQRGETLTEFGDLVGAGAVGFTDDGRPVMHGKLMQFALQYSRMLGVPVTTHAEDCNLSGNGVMHAGYWSTKLGLAGIPRLAEDTMIFRDVELAKATGGHLHVAHVSTTGAVDIIRRAKQDGARVTAEVTPHHLSLDHSRCRDFSPLFKMSPPLREEEDIEALTQGLVDGVLDCVATDHAPHTAMEKELMLDQAPFGVIGLETALAVCNTYLVEENKLDLGQLISRMSERAAEIYDLPVGRLEEGNDADFMLFAPDEAWTVHPEQLRSKSKNTPYGGATLTGRVKATFLRGRLTHHEEF